A single genomic interval of Pochonia chlamydosporia 170 chromosome 7, whole genome shotgun sequence harbors:
- a CDS encoding GPI biosynthesis protein family pig-F domain-containing protein, with protein MSSTLVKEPSAQGGDTKTKLTLTPVPIIDSPVSKSLALARPVLLLSVLWLRFGSLVAEPVSTLQLALPVVALIQTAYAITCLPVAGSQTAKVSKKPRPGEKKKVDANGPNAISTAILALLLTAIATPAVYILFVLFGAPFLDHVAHTLLCSAHFSLLALFPIFYSRGINGDSCCCSWCFCSSGRNVWWAGWRRGGGLVRSGSYSVGLG; from the exons ATGTCGTCCACGCTGGTCAAAGAACCGTCCGCCCAAGGGGGCGACACGAAAACCAAACTCACATTGACTCCGGTCCCCATCATCGACAGCCCCGTATCGAAAAGCCTCGCACTGGCACGGCCAGTTCTTTTGCTGAGCGTCCTCTGGCTACGTTTCGGCTCCCTCGTCGCAGAACCCGTATCTACTCTACAGCTCGCGCTCCCAGTCGTCGCGCTCATTCAGACTGCATACGCAATTACATGCTTACCGGTCGCTGGCTCGCAAACCGCCAAGGTGTCGAAGAAGCCTCGTCCGGgcgagaaaaagaaggttGATGCGAACGGGCCCAACGCCATCTCG ACTGCTATTCTCGCCTTACTCCTAACCGCAATCGCCACGCCGGCCGTGTACATTCTCTTTGTTCTATTTGGCGCTCCGTTTCTTGACCACGTCGCCCACACGCTTCTGTGCTCAGCGCACTTTTCGCTGCTCGCCCTCTTCCCTATCTTCTACTCGAGGGGTATCAATGGCGACTCTTGTTGCTGTAGCTGGTGCTTCTGCTCCTCTGGACGAAACGTTTGGTGGGCTGGTTGGCGCCGTGGTGGGGGCTTGGTTAGGAGCGGTTCCTATTCCGTTGGATTGGGATAG
- a CDS encoding nacht domain-containing protein (similar to Colletotrichum gloeosporioides Nara gc5 XP_007285216.1) → MEDKNCPNQFPGFTHNGDCNLICKPTEWKDIMLFFLGNYGAHAATVIGKPGQSTLSWAMSILLALCFPGAGVLTGVQAISSLACFAPTELTKATRAGALCMVIKPDELVFAEDDVEAVASVPVDRQTSELTGSEGDERTQTNIIDGAQTTQDGMPRRVLYDEPRTTRTTSCICRDGICVSCVENKARDTITVAQAEVNEGFDGKTDEIFPPYVSITHVNGLSRLPSGYRLLVLPEWVTFENDVADNQETGFRNWARYTFVVPFQSRNRTMGTISSSYNILKILISIGQLIYAAITLYDTRGNQIAVYGYAAFGLTVAPYIWMSMVNLLGNLICPQYPTMFLVNSPTLDELREKIRQNGMVDRYTLDSTVGRISKETQDRVIHSYGTVLRGDNAVSMALEMFHNANTRDRVRVIVRVYIAYAIAAVPIVIVGAISSFKSGKSKPYQRVWTMLWLCLGPMVGTGLGSISMAFVESRPVLWRSVGVRRQEHQRTEDNVAAQARAGEKADDDPWWERDLSGFFKFFSVLLTLFTVMYMIPAIGGFVVVGKMLNEYGTCMKTD, encoded by the exons atggaagacaagaACTGTCCAAATCAGTTTCCCGGCTTTACCCACAATGGTGATTGCAATCTCATTTGTAAACCGACAGAATGGAAAGACATTATGCTCTTCTTTCTGGGTAATTATGGAGCTCACGCGGCTACAGTCATTGGGAAACCTGGACAAAGTACTCTGTCGTGGGCAATGAGTATATTGCTTGCGTTGTGCTTTCCTGGCGCTGGTGTTCTGACGGGAGTCCAAgccatctccagcttggcatGCTTTGCTCCCACGGAATTAACAAAAGCAACTCGTGCTGGTGCTCTATGCATGGTAATTAAACCAGACGAACTTGTctttgctgaagatgatgttgaagccgTGGCATCTGTCCCTGTGGATCGACAAACTTCGGAACTGACTGGTTCTGAGGGAGATGAGAGGACACAAACGAATATTATAGATGGTGCCCAAACAACCCAAGACGGTATGCCGCGTCGAGTCCTATACGATGAGCCACGAACGACACGAACAACAAGTTGCATTTGCAGGGATGGGATCTGTGTTTCTTGTGTCGAGAATAAGGCGAGAGACACAATAACAGTGGCACAAGCCGAGGTGAATGAAGGGTTTGATGGAAAAACAGATGAAA TATTCCCTCCTTACGTATCAATTACCCACGTCAATGGACTTTCACGACTACCTAGCGGATACCGTCTACTGGTTTTACCAGAATGGGTGACTTTTGAGAACGATGTTGCAGATAACCAAGAAACTGGATTCAGAAATTGGGCGCGATATACATTTGTAGTGCCTTTTCAATCCAGAAACAGGACCATGGGCACAATATCTTCCAGCTATAACATACTCAAAATTTTGATATCCATCGGTCAGCTCATCTATGCAGCAATAACGCTATACGACACAAGAGGCAACCAGATTGCAGTCTACGGATACGCAGCATTCGGGCTCACTGTTGCCCCGTACATCTGGATGTCTATGGTGAATTTACTTGGAAACCTAATATGCCCACAGTACCCGACAATGTTCCTAGTCAACTCTCCCACGCTCGATGAACTCCGAGAAAAGATAAGACAAAACGGCATGGTAGATAGATACACCCTTGATTCAACAGTGGGACGAATCAGCAAAGAGACCCAAGACCGTGTCATCCACTCGTACGGAACTGTTCTTCGAGGAGACAACGCCGTGTCAATGGCTCTGGAGATGTTTCACAACGCCAACACTCGGGACAGGGTGCGAGTGATTGTGCGGGTTTACATCGCCtatgccattgctgctgtgcccattgtcattgtcggcGCCATCTCTTCGTTCAAATCTGGCAAGAGCAAACCTTATCAACGAGTTTGGACTATGCTTTGGCTCTGTTTGGGGCCTATGGTTGGCACTGGGCTGGGCTCTATCTCCATGGCCTTTGTGGAATCCAGACCGGTTCTTTGGAGATCGGTCGGCGTCCGGCGGCAAGAACATCAGAGAACAGAAGACAATGTAGCAGCTCAAGCACGTGCGGGTGAGAAAGCAGATGATGATCCTTGGTGGGAGAGGGACCTGAGTGGTTTTTTCAAGTTCTTCTCTGTTCTTTTGACCTTGTTCACTGTGATGTATATGATACCTGCGATTGGTGGctttgtggtggttgggaAGATGCTTAACGAGTATGGGACGTGCATGAAGACTGACTGA
- a CDS encoding complex I intermediate-associated protein (similar to Verticillium alfalfae VaMs.102 XP_003008892.1), with translation MRGNLARHGRRLLVYRPTSAPACLSYANPARRRPITRPVVRRAFERTFLNTLFQKPPREVRQPEYEPGWMQVMVWRSRMLDNLRPPPRRELIDALKKLMQSKLKRGVPLNSTQALQCRRLLEYLATASQNDPQVKALSSGDLAIIRKVLLDIAPQERTENHLEFAKSLYAVWSSGNYTGKLRSLEQQWSDFIKMLCEYGGSEEALHLLRSKWNEPSYFVYFVKEDQLLACVARGLAREGKEKELIGLVNYAMGNGVPYDAAIQAVMVQYFADKNNITETQHWFTQPTNQKYPQAQVYRDMASFARRNNLEEWAVPLVLELGQSQPRRKHWDAILQSILLLGKALAEVDAMMGHMVDGNGPLSPTIGTINGLLTVAVETQDPELGDDILVLCAEKALAPNGETYLLLLRLRLETGDLKGAQRAFEQIKHFEPWSNERASTDLFDDFRRSSNKYLTVLSQQVPPDFKLILAILEALEEEQMLLEPETVAALCVKFLENDQHFDVMDLLSLHSFMYSEQQREAVQKAFVRFCLDKGTSTSRAWTAYQLLQQFFQDTSYELRMKLIAAFFERKRPDMASHVFGHMRQHRNKSYHPTMDTYILYLEGVAQNPDVEGLVMIHNMLKMDTTIQPNTKLYTGLMLAYTACDKPKTSLDFWNEITQSREGPSYASLQAVFWALEKKPGGDKQAREIWERIERMDLEVPPAVYNAYVGAIAGSGNEKEVRGLIMNMASYVGSEPDSNTLAIAHNALPGQELQASYRDWVKKKYEATWAELDKAGRRLNEFGLCQIKIKRVMQT, from the exons ATGAGGGGGAACTTGGCCCGCCATGGTCGCCGTCTCCTGGTGTACCGTCCAACATCTGCGCCAGCATGTCTTTCGTATGCGAACCCTGCTCGACGACGACCGATAACGCGACCTGTCGTGCGGAGAGCCTTTGAAAGAACGTTTTTGAATACCCTGTTTCAGAAGCCTCCGAGAGAAGTTCGACAACCCGAGTACGAGCCGGGATGGATGCAAGTCATGGTGTGGAGGAGTCGAATGCTGGACAATCTGCGACCGCCGCCAAGGAGGGAGCTGATAGATGCTTTGAAGAAGCTCATGCAATCAAAATTAAAGAGAGGGGTGCCACTAAATAGTACACAGGCTTTGCAATGCCGCCGATTGTTGGAGTACCTCGCGACCGCAAGTCAAAATGACCCGCAAGTGAAGGCTCTGTCCTCGGGTGATTTGGCAATAATACGAAAAGTTCTTCTTGATATTGCGCCTCAAGAAAGGACTGAAAATCACTTGGAATTTGCGAAATCGCTATACGCCGTCTGGTCATCGGGGAATTATACGGGCAAACTTCGATCGCTTGAGCAGCAATGGTCCGATTTTATCAAGATGTTGTGCGAGTATGGCGGCTCCGAAGAAGCGCTCCATCTGTTGAGATCGAAGTGGAACGAACCGTCGTACTTTGTTTACTTCGTCAAAGAGGATCAGCTGCTGGCGTGTGTTGCCCGTGGCCTTGCGAGAGAggggaaagaaaaggagctcATCGGGCTGGTGAACTACGCAATGGGAAACGGTGTGCCCTACGATGCCGCCATTCAAGCAGTAATGGTTCAGTATTTTGCAGACAAGAACAATATCACCGAGACCCAACACTGGTTTACTCAACCCACCAATCAGAAGTATCCTCAGGCGCAAGTGTACAGGGACATGGCCTCATTTGCCAGAAGAAACAACCTCGAGGAATGGGCCGTGCCTCTGGTTCTCGAACTCGGTCAGTCACAACCGAGGCGCAAACACTGGGATGCCATACTTCAGTCTATCTTACTACTTGGAAAGGCTTTGGCTGAAGTAGATGCCATGATGGGGCACatggttgatggcaatggcccTCTTTCTCCAACTATTGGGACCATCAACGGTCTCCTGACAGTTGCAGTTGAGACTCAAGATCCCGAATTGGGTGATGATATACTTGTTTTATGTGCGGAGAAGGCATTGGCACCGAATGGGGAGACataccttcttcttctgcggtTACGGCTTGAGACCGGCGATCTCAAGGGCGCACAACGAGCATTCGAGCAAATCAAACATTTCGAACCATGGAGTAACGAACGGGCTAGTACCGACCTCTTTGACGATTTCCGTCGATCTTCGAATAAATATTTGACCGTGCTCTCACAGCAGGTGCCCCCGGATTTTAAGctcatccttgccatcctGGAAGCTCTTGAGGAGGAGCAAATGCTCTTGGAGCCCGAAACAGTAGCTGCTCTCTGTGTGAAGTTTTTGGAGAATGACCAGcattttgatgtcatggaTTTGCTCTCACTTCACTCTTTTATGTACAGTGAGCAGCAACGGGAAGCAGTGCAGAAGGCGTTTGTGAGATTTTGTCTCGACAAAGGCACCAGTACATCGCGAGCATGGACCGCATACCAACTGCTCCAGCAATTCTTCCAGGATACTAGCTATGAACTTCGAATGAAGCTAATAGCAGCGTTTTTTGAGCGCAAACGGCCCGACATGGCTTCCCATGTATTCGGGCACATGCGGCAGCATCGAAACAAATCATATCACCCTACTATGGACACATACATTCTATATCTCGAGGGGGTGGCGCAGAATCCTGATGTCGAAGGGCTGGTCATGATTCACAACATGCTGAAGATGGATACAACTATTCAGCCAAACACAAAGCTGTACACGGGATTGATGCTGGCCTACACGGCTTGCGATAAGCCAAAGACTTCGCTAGACTTCTGGAATGAAATCACACAGTCCCGCGAGGGTCCATCCTATGCAAGTCTACAAGCCGTGTTTTGggcgttggagaagaagcctgGCGGAGATAAACAGGCGCGAGAAATCTGGGAGAGGATTGAGCGAATGGATCTGGAAGTGCCGCCGGCTGTGTATAATGCCTATGTGGGTGCTATTGCTGGCAGTGGCAATGAGAAGGAAGTGCGAGGACTAATTATGAATATGGCATCCTATGTCGGATCGGAGCCGGATTCAAATAC GCTGGCTATTGCGCACAACGCACTCCCTGGACAGGAACTACAAGCAAGTTACCGCGACTGGGTGAAGAAAAAGTATGAGGCTACGTGGGCCGAGCTGGATAAAGCCGGCAGGCGACTCAACGAGTTTGGTCTTTGCCAAATCAAGATCAAGCGGGTCATGCAGACATGA
- a CDS encoding ribosomal protein S18 (similar to Metarhizium robertsii ARSEF 23 XP_007819268.1), translating to MPPRLPSCAVRTQSPWSILRAFSSTPAIASPPREAPHPPHASRPPTPSSSSNLLSISNDRHKRAPPTRNMRPGEAAAKMMKSYTDKQNRSRLESIEALRNSKNSADYLKQMPRRWESGDVYSPHDLSPVEMQKWRKRSPRSSDIVDALGIRPLDMYKNFSLIQEFTTSSGQIVHSAGTRLRPVNQRKVAKMIRRVQGMGIYPTIHDHPEMIRDSFFPERR from the exons aTGCCACCACGACTCCCCTCGTGCGCTGTGCGCACCCAATCCCCGTGGTCCATTCTCCGCGCATTCTCATCCACACCAGCAATCGCATCTCCTCCCCGCGAGGCTCCTCACCCCCCTCACGCTTCTCGACCCCCGACACcctcctccagcagcaacctcctctccatcagcaACGACCGACACAAGCGCGCCCCCCCTACTCGCAACATGCGCCCCGGCGAAGCGGCCgccaagatgatgaagagctACACCGACAAGCAGAACCGGAGCAGACTCGAGTCCATCGAGGCGCTGAGGAACTCCAAAAACTCGGCCGACTACCTGAAGCAGATGCCGAGGAGGTGGGAATCTGGCGATGTGTACTCGCCGCATGATCTGAGTCCCGTGGAGATGCAGAAGTGGCGAAAGAGGTCACCGAGGAGTAGTGATATTGTTGATGCGTTGGGAATTCGGCCATTGGATATGTACAAG AATTTTTCTCTTATTCAGGAATTTACCACCTCTTCGGGGCAGATTGTTCACTCTGCTGGGACGAGGTTGCGGCCAGTCAACCAGCGCAAGGTTGCCAAGATGATTCGTCGGGTTCAGGGGATGGGCATCTATCCTACGATTCATGATCATCCTGAGATGATTCGGGATTCTTTCTTCCCCGAAAGGAGATGA
- a CDS encoding U3 small nucleolar ribonucleoprotein IMP3 (similar to Metarhizium acridum CQMa 102 XP_007808902.1) yields the protein MVRKLKYHEQKLLRKTDFITYKSDNDHRDKAVIRRYMIQKPEDYHKYNRLCGSLRQLAHRLSLLPPENPTRRKHEELLLNKLYDMGILSSKSKLSAVENSVTVSAFARRRLPVVMTRLRMAETVQAATKMIEQGHVRVGVETVTDPAYLVTRSTEDFVTWSVGSKIKRNIMKYRDQLDDFELL from the exons ATGGTCCGCAAGCTCAAGTATCACGAGCAAAAGCTCCTCCGCAAAACCGACTTCATCACCTACAAATCCGACAATGACCACCGCGACAAAGCCGTCATCCGTCGCTACATGATTCAAAAACCCGAAGACTACCACAAATACAACAGACTCTGCGGT TCCCTCAGACAACTAGCCCACCGACTTTCGCTGCTGCCCCCCGAAAACCCCACCCGTCGCAAACACGAAGAACTCCTCCTCAATAAACTCTATGACATGGGCATCCTGTCCAGCAAGTCGAAGCTGTCGGCGGTCGAGAACAGTGTCACGGTTAGTGCTTTTGCGAGGAGACGATTGCCCGTTGTGATGACGCGGCTGCGCATGGCGGAGACAGTGCAGGCTGCGACAAAGATGATTGAGCAGGGGCATGTGCGTGTGGGTGTTGAGACGGTGACGGACCCGGCGTACTTGGTGACGAGGTCGACGGAGGACTTTGTGACGTGGTCGGTTGGAAGTAAGATTAAGAGGAATATTATGAAGTATAGGGATCAGTTGGATGATTTTGAGCTGTTGTAG
- a CDS encoding methyltransferase type 11 (similar to Metarhizium robertsii ARSEF 23 XP_007819270.1): MSPFANIQNLFMHLMEPWFMIAASATYIPQTIIGLISTGNYSRLFSPSAFGEELFGNFWVTMGPQAKAGAEQVVVPLLEGKVSGGKVHDHVVSTPVHGTVLEVGAGSGMWADILARIHESSAVSDGLRSRKGKGGITKIYGVEPNPISAATLRTRVNEVGLGDLYEVVPVGIEDVGDPTKWDGRIEPGSVDCIVGIRCMCSIPDPEVNIQHLYKLLKPGGSWYVFEHVKTTKGFPVMPLYQRFANLIWMFFMGSCRICRPTDQTLRNVGEWKNFDLTASPDEPPYAVLPHVIGVLTK, translated from the exons ATGTCTCcttttgccaacatccaaaaccTATTCATGCACCTCATGGAGCCTTGGTTCATGATCGCCGCATCAGCGACCTACATCCCCCAAACAATCATCGGCCTCATATCCACCGGCAATTACAGCAGACTCTTCTCCCCCTCCGCTTTTGGGGAAGAGTTATTCGGCAACTTCTGGGTAACAATGGGGCCGCAGGCCAAAGCCGGCGCAGAACAAGTCGTCGTCCCTCTCCTGGAGGGCAAAGTATCCGGCGGCAAAGTCCACGACCATGTTGTGTCGACGCCTGTTCATGGCACGGTTCTCGAGGTCGGTGCCGGGAGCGGCATGTGGGCGGACATTCTTGCTCGGATCCACGAGTCTTCCGCCGTGAGCGACGGCCTGAGAAGCAGAAAGGGCAAAGGGGGCATCACCAAGATTTATGGCGTGGAGCCGAATCCCATTTCGGCGGCCACGCTGAGGACCCGCGTCAACGAGGTTGGGCTGGGGGACTTGTACGAGGTTGTGCCCGTGGGGATTGAGGATGTCGGCGATCCGACCAAGTGGGACGGGAGGATTGAGCCCGGCAGCGTGGACTGCATCGTGGGCATTCGGTGCATGTGTAGTATTCCTGATCCGGAGGTGAATATTCAGCATTTGTATAAGCTGTTGAAGCCCGGGGGTTCGTGGTACGTCTTTGAGCAtgtgaagacgacgaaggGGTTTCCCGTGATGCCTCTTTATCAGC GCTTTGCGAATCTTATTTGGATGTTCTTTATGGGCTCGTGTCGGATTTGCAGACCTACTGATCAGACGCTTCGCAATGTTGGGGAGTGGAAGAAttttgacttgactgctTCGCCGGATGAGCCTCCCTATGCGGTTCTCCCGCATGTTATTGGCGTCTTGACTAAATGA
- a CDS encoding DNA excision repair protein (similar to Coccidioides immitis RS XP_001245041.1): protein MKIENENQIIEIIDDDPTASENEGGVTEGSASGSRKRKVEDDDVSEKVHWSDDSDGVPVRPKKRRAKRKSAAKNDKKRGKNDGHDAKDELDLGDIPDYLQERRRNFDANKKRYHEAALMLPPDYTDIDFDESRRLGELKERPEFDARSGIKPSRPYKAIELPQSAGRIPASIAQYLRDYQVVGVKFLHRKFVYQEGCILGDDMGLGKTVQVAAFLTAAFGKTGDERDDKRMREIRFCPGRWYPRILIICPGSLIMNWRNELNRWGWWHIDIYHGTNKDDIMGTARSGLLEVMITTYDTYKNNRSAINMVSWDACIADECHRLKDRSSETTKAMNEVNALCRIGLTGTAIQNKYEELWTLLDWTNPGHFGAKAEWMQTISKPLTVGQSHDATVAQLSLARQTAKKLVQNLLPRYFLRRMKTLIADQLPKKTDRVVFCPLTDLQAEAYESFLSSDEIHLLRTISDRCPHGKKKGWCCQTHLPDGRRWPALVFPSMITLQKLANHLALLTPSTTDVDTKHKKELETLKLCLPDTWKPLYEQRDQIRNLVNPEFCGKWKVMKKLLRFWHQHGDKVLVFSHSVRLLRILQHLFTSTSYNVSYLDGSLSYEERQDIVDTFNSDPTQFVFLISTKAGGVGLNITSANKVVIVDPHWNPSWDLQAQDRAYRIGQTRDVEVFRLISQGTVEEIVYARQVYKQQQANIGYTASSERRYFKGVQHDEDRKGEIFGLSNIFTYHGTSSLVRNIVNNTNIAEARAGVDMADMDMEQAARDQESLGIMKREDGNADDGGMSQLATLLTAENQQQLLDSNKSVTPKSDAIQAILTSVGVEYTHDNSEVVGTSKVEEQLSRRAAMRSYADGDREGQNALFADGQEEDDDDMLHNTYRPPEDVRLRQFCSMAREFGFVNATEFALVVESWSQEARRNCLDTFYRRREAALDEAENVKMERAAEEAAEAMFHDEDVPGGVKREFAVQVKDEDTKDVKEEHIKGGVKGEGIKAEDVKSEDLNADVKSEGVKAEVFKEEDTKVNVKTESNLKHEATSTTDMKSKTFKVEGTSKRNSIFISDDDDDEL, encoded by the coding sequence ATGAAGATTGAAAATGAAAACCAGATTATCGAGATTATCGATGATGACCCAACGGCGTCCGAAAATGAAGGCGGTGTCACAGAAGGGTCCGCCAGTGGCTCAAGGAAGCgcaaagttgaagacgatgatgtctCGGAAAAGGTCCACTGGAGCGACGACTCAGATGGAGTGCCCGTAAGGCCCAAGAAACGAAGGGCAAAACGGAAGTCTGCTGCAAAGAATGATAAGAAGCGCGGGAAGAATGATGGACATGACGCAAAAGATGAACTTGATCTGGGAGATATTCCAGATTACCTGCAAGAGCGACGCCGGAACTTTGATGCCAATAAGAAACGGTATCATGAAGCGGCTCTCATGCTCCCACCTGATTATACTGATATTGACTTTGACGAGTCGAGAAGACTTGGCGAACTCAAAGAAAGACCTGAATTTGACGCCAGAAGCGGCATCAAACCGTCTCGCCCATACAAAGCCATTGAGCTACCTCAGTCAGCTGGACGGATCCCAGCATCAATTGCCCAGTATCTTCGAGACTACCAGGTCGTGGGAGTCAAATTTCTCCATCGGAAATTCGTCTACCAAGAAGGATGTATTCTCGGCGATGATATGGGTCTTGGTAAAACGGTCCAGGTCGCCGCTTTCTTAACGGCTGCATTTGGCAAAACTGGCGATGAGCGGGACGACAAGCGCATGAGAGAGATTCGATTCTGTCCTGGCCGCTGGTATCCCAGAATTCTCATCATATGTCCTGGATCTCTGATTATGAACTGGAGGAATGAGCTGAACAGATGGGGTTGGTGGCACATCGACATTTATCACGGCACAAACAAGGACGACATCATGGGTACGGCGCGCTCCGGACTCCTTGAGGTTATGATTACGACTTACGACACATACAAAAATAACCGTAgcgccatcaacatggtATCGTGGGATGCTTGCATCGCAGATGAGTGCCACCGTCTCAAGGATAGGTCATCGGAAACGACCAAGGCTATGAATGAGGTAAATGCGCTGTGCCGCATTGGACTCACGGGAACCGCAATCCAAAATAAATATGAAGAACTGTGGACATTGCTGGACTGGACTAACCCGGGACACTTTGGGGCAAAGGCTGAATGGATGCAGACCATCAGTAAGCCCCTGACTGTCGGTCAGTCGCATGATGCAACCGTCGCCCAACTCAGTCTGGCTCGACAAACCGCCAAAAAGCTTGTTCAGAATCTCTTGCCTCGCTATTTTCTGCGGCGTATGAAGACACTCATTGCGGATCAGTTGCCCAAGAAGACGGACAGGGTTGTCTTCTGTCCTCTCACGGATTTACAAGCCGAGGCGTATGAAAGTTTTCTCAGCAGCGATGAAATACATCTTCTTCGTACCATATCTGACCGTTGCCCGCATGGGAAAAAGAAGGGTTGGTGCTGCCAAACACACCTCCCTGACGGCAGAAGATGGCCGGCTCTCGTGTTCCCGAGCATGATCACCTTACAAAAGCTAGCGAACCACCTCGCCCTGCTCACTCCATCCACAACAGATGTCGATACCAAGCATAAGAAGGAGCTAGAAACACTGAAATTGTGTTTGCCAGATACGTGGAAGCCACTTTATGAGCAAAGGGACCAGATTAGGAATCTTGTCAACCCCGAGTTCTGTGGCAAGTGGAAAGTCATGAAGAAGCTGTTAAGGTTCTGGCATCAGCATGGCGACAAGGTGCTCGTTTTCTCCCACAGCGTCCGCCTACTTCGTATCTTGCAGCATCTCTTCACGAGTACAAGTTACAACGTCAGTTATCTAGACGGCTCGCTCAGCTACGAGGAGCGGCAAGACATAGTCGACACATTCAACTCAGACCCCACGCAGTTTGTGTTCCTCATCTCAACGAAAGCCGGCGGCGTCGGACTCAACATCACCTCGGCCAACAAAGTTGTCATTGTGGACCCGCATTGGAATCCATCCTGGGACTTGCAGGCTCAAGATCGAGCGTACCGAATCGGCCAAACccgtgatgttgaggttTTCCGTCTCATTTCGCAGGGTACAGTTGAGGAAATTGTGTACGCCCGTCAAGTGTataagcagcagcaagccaacATCGGTTACACTGCTTCGTCCGAACGCCGATACTTCAAAGGCGTCCAGCACGACGAGGACAGAAAGGGTGAGATATTTGGGTTGTCAAATATATTCACCTACCACGGGACTTCCAGCCTGGTGAGGAACATTGTGAACAACACAAATATCGCTGAGGCGAGAGCGGGCGTGGacatggcagacatggacatggagcaagcaGCAAGGGACCAAGAATCCCTTGGTATCATGAAACGCGAGGATGGCAACGCCGACGACGGGGGCATGAGCCAACTTGCTACTCTTCTCACCGCTgagaaccagcagcagctccttgATTCTAACAAGTCCGTCACGCCGAAGAGCGACGCCATTCAAGCGATTTTGACGTCTGTCGGCGTAGAATATACCCATGATAACTCCGAGGTGGTTGGGACATCGAAAGTCGAAGAACAACTCTCACGCCGAGCCGCCATGCGATCATACGCAGACGGAGACAGAGAGGGTCAAAATGCCTTGTTTGCAGATGGTcaggaggaagacgacgatgataTGCTGCATAACACGTATAGGCCACCGGAGGACGTTCGCCTTCGGCAattttgctccatggctcGAGAATTCGGGTTCGTCAACGCTACAGAATTTGCGCTCGTGGTGGAGAGTTGGTCGCaggaggcgaggaggaatTGCTTGGATACGTTTTACAGGAGGAGGGAGGCGGCGTTGGACGAGGCGGAGAATGTGAAGATGGAAAGGGCTGCGGAAGAGGCTGCCGAAGCGATGTTCCACGATGAGGATGTGCCTGGGGGTGTGAAGAGAGAGTTTGCGGTACAAGTCAAGGATGAAGATACAAAGGATGTTAAGGAAGAGCATATAAAGGGTGGTGTTAAGGGCGAGGGAATCAAAGCTGAGGACGTCAAAAGTGAAGACTTGAACGCAGATGTCAAGAGTGAAGGGGTGAAGGCCGAAGTCTTCAAAGAGGAGGACACCAAGGTTAATGTCAAAACCGAATCTAATCTCAAACACGAGGCGACCAGCACTACGGATATGAAATCAAAAACATTCAAGGTGGAGGGCACATCGAAGAGAAACTCGATTTTTATttcggatgatgatgacgacgagctATAG